One Bradyrhizobium sp. CCGB12 genomic window carries:
- a CDS encoding MarR family winged helix-turn-helix transcriptional regulator translates to MTVSKTAEKSSEKPADLAKGRKDAADPQPEALQLGELSEQLGYVLKRAQLKVFENFLRCMASLQLTPAQFSVLLLVEKNPGRNQTEIASTLGILRPNFVAMLDNLESRDLCARIRSTNDRRSHILVLTDKGKAVLARAKKLVATKHEARLNDLLGQANREALLAMLSKIANEF, encoded by the coding sequence ATGACCGTTTCCAAAACCGCTGAAAAGTCCTCTGAAAAGCCGGCCGACCTGGCCAAGGGCCGCAAGGACGCGGCTGACCCCCAGCCTGAGGCGCTCCAGCTCGGCGAACTCTCCGAACAGCTCGGCTATGTGCTGAAGCGGGCGCAGCTCAAGGTATTCGAGAACTTCCTGCGCTGCATGGCCTCGCTCCAGCTCACGCCGGCACAATTTTCCGTGCTGCTGCTGGTCGAGAAAAATCCGGGGCGTAACCAGACCGAGATCGCCTCGACGCTCGGCATCCTCAGGCCGAATTTCGTGGCGATGCTCGACAATCTCGAGAGCCGCGACCTTTGCGCGCGGATCCGCTCCACCAACGACCGCCGCTCGCACATCCTGGTGCTGACCGACAAGGGCAAGGCGGTGCTGGCCCGCGCCAAGAAGCTCGTCGCCACCAAGCACGAGGCGCGGCTGAACGATCTGCTCGGCCAGGCCAACCGCGAAGCCCTGCTCGCGATGCTGTCGAAGATCGCCAACGAGTTTTGA
- a CDS encoding ABC transporter substrate-binding protein, with the protein MTAVRFQVAVLSAALALCTAMSGGALAQKEYDTGATDTEIKIGNIMPYSGPASAYAAIGRTEEAYFNKINAEGGINGRKIKFISYDDAYSPPKTVEQARKLVESDGVLLIFGSLGTSTNGAIRKYMNEKKVPQLFVASGASKWNDPKQYPWTMGWQPSYVSEARIYAKYIMKEKPDAKIGVLYQNDDFGKDYLKGLKDGLGPKASMIVLEEPYDTSEPAIDEHVVKLKATGADVFISITSPKFAAQGIKKAAEINWHPMQIISNVSTSVGGVIEPAGLEISQGILSASYTKDGSDPQWNADDGMKKFYNFLAQYAPKANKLDAGVVFGYAAAQTMVKVLEMCGDDLTRENVMKQAASLKDFEPDTLLPGIKVNTAPDDFAPIEQLQMMRFKGRKWELFGDIISSQLSH; encoded by the coding sequence ATGACTGCCGTTCGCTTTCAGGTTGCGGTCCTCTCGGCCGCGCTCGCGTTGTGCACTGCGATGAGCGGCGGGGCGCTGGCGCAAAAGGAATACGATACCGGCGCGACCGACACCGAGATCAAGATCGGCAACATCATGCCCTATAGCGGCCCCGCCTCCGCCTATGCCGCAATCGGCAGGACCGAGGAAGCCTATTTCAACAAGATCAATGCCGAGGGCGGCATCAACGGCCGCAAGATCAAGTTCATCTCCTATGACGACGCCTACTCGCCGCCGAAGACGGTGGAGCAGGCGCGCAAGCTGGTCGAGAGCGACGGCGTGCTCTTGATCTTCGGCTCGCTCGGCACCTCCACCAACGGCGCCATCCGCAAATACATGAACGAGAAGAAGGTGCCGCAATTGTTCGTGGCGAGCGGCGCCTCCAAGTGGAACGATCCCAAGCAATATCCCTGGACCATGGGTTGGCAGCCGAGCTACGTCAGCGAGGCGCGCATCTACGCCAAATACATCATGAAGGAGAAACCGGACGCGAAGATCGGCGTGCTCTACCAGAACGACGATTTCGGCAAGGACTACCTTAAAGGACTGAAGGACGGCCTGGGGCCCAAGGCCTCGATGATCGTGCTGGAAGAACCCTACGACACGTCCGAGCCGGCGATCGACGAGCATGTCGTGAAGCTGAAAGCCACGGGCGCTGACGTCTTCATCAGCATCACCAGCCCGAAATTCGCGGCGCAGGGGATCAAGAAGGCGGCGGAGATCAATTGGCATCCGATGCAGATCATCTCCAACGTCTCGACCTCGGTTGGCGGCGTGATCGAGCCGGCGGGCTTGGAGATCTCGCAAGGCATCCTGTCGGCGAGCTACACCAAGGACGGCTCCGACCCGCAGTGGAACGCCGATGACGGCATGAAGAAGTTCTACAATTTCCTCGCGCAGTACGCGCCAAAGGCGAACAAGCTCGATGCCGGCGTCGTGTTCGGCTATGCCGCCGCGCAGACCATGGTCAAGGTGCTGGAAATGTGCGGCGACGATCTCACCCGCGAGAACGTCATGAAGCAGGCCGCAAGCCTGAAGGATTTCGAACCCGATACGCTGCTGCCCGGGATCAAGGTCAACACTGCGCCGGACGATTTCGCCCCGATCGAGCAGCTCCAGATGATGCGTTTCAAGGGCCGGAAATGGGAGCTGTTCGGCGACATCATCTCGAGCCAGCTCAGCCACTGA
- a CDS encoding branched-chain amino acid ABC transporter permease codes for MNTTIMLFLVQDGITNGAIYALLGLALVLVFAVTRVILIPQGEFVTYGALTYASLAAGQMPGTAKLALALGVGAFAFDLFVARKALHGRLILRSFVTNIVLPAIVLALTLYFAAQKPPVAICIALSLVIVAMIGLYLYRIAFQPLAHTSVLVLLIASVGVHLALQGLGLLFFGAEGQRGPAVLSGAFTAGALRFTGQSITVYAITIAFIVALWLFFGLTLYGKALRATAVNRLGARLAGIRTTLSGQIAFLLASVIGALSGILIVPITTLYYDSGFLIGLKGFVAAIIGGLVSYPLTAVAALVVGIVEAFSSFYASNYKEVIVFMLLIPVLLLRSLAAPAVEEEKD; via the coding sequence TTGAATACCACCATCATGCTGTTCCTGGTGCAGGACGGCATCACCAATGGCGCGATCTATGCGCTGCTCGGCCTTGCGCTGGTGCTGGTGTTCGCCGTCACCCGGGTCATCCTCATTCCCCAGGGCGAATTCGTCACCTATGGCGCGCTGACCTATGCCTCTCTGGCCGCGGGCCAGATGCCGGGCACGGCAAAGCTGGCGCTTGCCCTCGGTGTCGGCGCCTTCGCCTTCGACCTGTTCGTGGCGCGCAAGGCGCTGCACGGGCGGCTGATCCTGCGCAGCTTCGTCACCAACATCGTGCTGCCGGCCATCGTGCTGGCGCTGACCCTGTACTTCGCCGCGCAGAAGCCGCCGGTTGCCATCTGCATCGCGCTGTCGCTGGTGATCGTGGCGATGATCGGTCTGTATCTCTACCGCATCGCGTTCCAGCCGCTGGCGCACACCTCCGTGCTGGTGCTGCTGATCGCATCGGTGGGCGTCCATCTCGCGCTGCAGGGACTTGGCCTGCTGTTCTTCGGTGCCGAAGGCCAGCGCGGACCGGCCGTGCTGTCCGGCGCCTTTACCGCCGGCGCGCTGCGCTTCACCGGCCAGAGCATCACCGTCTACGCCATCACCATCGCCTTCATCGTCGCCCTCTGGCTGTTCTTCGGGCTGACGCTCTACGGCAAGGCGCTGCGCGCGACCGCCGTAAACCGGTTAGGGGCGCGGCTGGCCGGCATCCGCACCACACTGTCAGGGCAGATCGCCTTCCTGCTGGCGTCCGTGATCGGCGCGCTGTCGGGTATCCTGATCGTGCCGATCACGACGCTCTATTACGACTCGGGCTTCCTGATCGGCCTGAAGGGCTTTGTCGCCGCGATCATCGGCGGCCTCGTCAGCTATCCCCTCACCGCCGTCGCAGCACTGGTCGTCGGCATCGTCGAGGCGTTCTCGTCCTTCTATGCCTCCAACTACAAGGAGGTGATCGTCTTCATGCTGCTGATCCCCGTGCTGCTGCTGCGCTCGCTCGCCGCGCCCGCGGTCGAGGAAGAGAAGGACTGA
- a CDS encoding glycerate kinase, giving the protein MTDRRPLLRALYDAAVAAAHPNVVLAPHLRPAPRGRVICLAAGKGAGAMAAAAERHYLDTLRIAPERLVGIATTRHGYGVPTRRIRVVEAGHPVPDEAGLKGAADTLALAGEAGPDDLLLVLLTGGGSANWIAPVDGISFAQKQAVNKALLRSGAPIGEMNVVRKHLSRIKGGRLARAGKHAAEIVTLAISDVPHDDPSAIASGPTVPDPTTLADARAIVAKYKLDIDDAVRRALDDAANESCKPGDAAFARAHFELIARPKQSLDAAVKLARESGYETIDLGADLEGEAREVAADHARLALQARAQGKRVAILSGGELTVTVRGNGRGGPNQEYALALADLLKDTPNISALAGDTDGADGGAGHPTDPAGALIDAATFAKMKAQGLAPQAYLDNNDATTFFEATGDLLQPGPTLTNVNDIRVILVD; this is encoded by the coding sequence ATGACCGACCGCCGTCCCCTGCTCCGCGCGCTCTACGACGCCGCCGTTGCCGCCGCCCATCCCAACGTCGTGCTGGCGCCGCATTTGCGCCCCGCACCAAGAGGACGCGTGATCTGCCTCGCCGCCGGCAAGGGCGCGGGCGCGATGGCGGCGGCCGCGGAGCGGCACTATCTCGACACATTGAGGATCGCGCCGGAGCGCCTCGTCGGCATCGCCACCACGCGTCACGGCTACGGCGTGCCGACGCGCCGCATCCGCGTGGTCGAGGCCGGCCATCCCGTGCCTGACGAAGCCGGCCTCAAGGGCGCAGCCGACACGCTCGCACTCGCCGGCGAGGCCGGCCCTGACGATCTGCTGCTGGTGCTGCTCACCGGCGGCGGCTCGGCGAACTGGATCGCGCCGGTGGACGGCATCAGCTTCGCGCAGAAGCAGGCGGTCAACAAGGCGCTGCTCCGCTCGGGCGCGCCGATCGGCGAGATGAACGTCGTGCGCAAGCACCTGTCGCGGATCAAGGGCGGCCGTCTCGCGCGCGCCGGAAAACATGCCGCCGAGATCGTGACGCTCGCGATCTCCGACGTGCCGCATGACGATCCCTCCGCGATCGCCTCCGGCCCCACCGTGCCGGATCCGACGACGCTTGCGGATGCGCGCGCGATCGTGGCGAAGTACAAGCTCGACATCGACGATGCGGTACGCCGCGCGCTTGACGATGCCGCCAACGAGAGCTGCAAGCCGGGTGACGCGGCCTTTGCGCGCGCGCATTTCGAGCTGATCGCGCGGCCCAAGCAGTCGCTCGACGCCGCGGTGAAGCTCGCGCGCGAGTCCGGCTACGAGACCATCGACCTCGGCGCCGATCTCGAAGGCGAGGCGCGTGAGGTCGCCGCCGATCATGCGAGGCTCGCGCTTCAAGCACGCGCGCAAGGCAAGCGCGTCGCGATCCTCTCCGGCGGAGAGCTCACCGTCACCGTGCGCGGAAACGGGCGCGGCGGGCCGAACCAGGAATATGCGCTCGCGCTCGCGGACCTGTTGAAGGACACGCCAAATATTTCGGCGCTCGCCGGCGACACTGACGGTGCCGACGGCGGCGCCGGCCACCCCACCGACCCCGCCGGCGCGCTGATCGACGCGGCGACGTTCGCCAAGATGAAGGCGCAGGGCCTCGCGCCGCAGGCCTATCTCGACAACAACGATGCGACCACGTTCTTCGAGGCCACCGGCGATCTGCTACAGCCCGGTCCGACACTGACGAACGTGAACGATATTCGCGTGATCTTGGTGGATTGA
- a CDS encoding ABC transporter substrate-binding protein — translation MPAVTGKLAVASLALALFAATTSTASAQKKYDTGATDTEIKIGNIMPYSGPASAYGIIGRTEAAYFKKINEEGGINGRKINFISYDDAYSPPKTVEQARKLVESDEVLFVFNSLGTPPNSAIQKYMNSKKVPQLFVATGATKWNDPQNFPWTMGWQPNYQSETQIYAKWLLKNKPDAKIAVLFQNDDYGKDYLKGLKDGLGAKAASMIVIEESYETSEPTIDSHIVKMKSTGADVFMNITTPKFAAQAIKKNAEIGWKPLHFLNNVSANVGSVMKPAGFENGQDIISADYLKDAADPAWANDPGMKEFLAFMNKYFPEGDKLDKGTIVGYGVAQTLVQVLKQCGDNLTRENVIKQAASLKNFRTEVLLPGVQINTSATDFAPISQLQLEKFKGEKWELFGDVISADVGG, via the coding sequence ATGCCCGCTGTCACCGGCAAGCTTGCGGTTGCATCACTGGCGCTCGCGCTCTTTGCGGCCACGACATCCACTGCATCGGCCCAGAAGAAATACGATACCGGCGCGACCGACACCGAGATCAAGATCGGCAACATCATGCCCTACAGCGGACCGGCCTCCGCCTACGGCATCATCGGGCGGACCGAGGCCGCCTATTTCAAGAAGATCAACGAAGAGGGCGGCATCAACGGCCGCAAGATCAACTTCATCAGCTACGACGACGCCTATTCGCCGCCGAAGACGGTGGAGCAGGCGCGCAAGCTGGTCGAGAGCGACGAGGTGCTGTTCGTCTTCAACTCGCTCGGCACGCCGCCGAACTCGGCGATTCAGAAATACATGAACTCGAAGAAGGTGCCGCAGCTGTTCGTCGCCACCGGCGCCACCAAGTGGAACGATCCGCAGAACTTCCCGTGGACGATGGGCTGGCAGCCCAACTACCAGAGCGAGACGCAGATCTACGCGAAGTGGCTGCTCAAGAACAAGCCGGACGCCAAGATCGCCGTGCTCTTCCAGAACGACGATTACGGCAAGGACTATCTCAAGGGCCTGAAGGACGGCCTAGGGGCGAAGGCTGCCTCGATGATCGTGATCGAGGAAAGCTACGAGACCTCCGAGCCGACCATCGACAGCCACATCGTCAAGATGAAGTCAACCGGCGCCGACGTGTTCATGAACATCACGACGCCGAAATTCGCAGCGCAGGCGATCAAGAAGAACGCCGAGATCGGCTGGAAGCCGCTGCACTTCCTCAACAACGTCTCCGCCAACGTCGGCAGCGTGATGAAGCCGGCCGGCTTCGAGAACGGCCAGGACATTATCTCCGCCGATTATCTCAAGGACGCCGCGGATCCGGCGTGGGCGAACGATCCCGGCATGAAGGAGTTCCTGGCCTTCATGAACAAGTACTTTCCCGAGGGCGACAAGCTCGACAAGGGCACGATCGTCGGCTACGGCGTCGCGCAGACCCTCGTCCAGGTCCTCAAGCAATGCGGTGACAATCTCACGCGTGAGAACGTCATAAAGCAGGCCGCGAGCCTGAAGAACTTCCGCACCGAGGTGCTGCTGCCGGGCGTCCAGATCAACACCTCCGCGACCGACTTTGCGCCGATCAGCCAGCTCCAGCTGGAGAAGTTCAAGGGCGAGAAATGGGAGCTGTTCGGCGACGTAATCAGCGCCGACGTGGGCGGCTAG